In a genomic window of Candidatus Thiothrix sulfatifontis:
- a CDS encoding GTP-binding protein: MPSTYREPDGVEVHIPITLLTGFLGSGKTTVLNNLLKPSFWERLLRAPPLTAVIMNEFGSIGLDHQLVDNTQGTMALLSGGCVCCEIQGSLVPTLKNLWMGRRDGKIPPYERIIIETTGIADPTPILETLLRSDWVAKRHYLDGVVTTVDAVFGNGQLDQHFEAVRQVAGADRLLLTKTDLTDAAAIQQLEARLATLNPAAPIVHVQHGNVDPDHVFKLRAYHQSEPVKAKQWLAAENFRVVTASLPLKQPGILNPNVPTHGGTDGRIRSFSLQFDQPLPWAGVSEALDTLVEFCSARLLRMKAIVNVQEYPGRPIVLHAVQHLFYPSVELPAWPDADQRSRFVFITADLDEAFVSNLLASFTQTVKTATPTGK, encoded by the coding sequence ATGCCATCGACTTATCGTGAACCCGACGGGGTGGAGGTGCACATCCCGATTACGCTGCTCACGGGTTTTTTGGGCAGCGGCAAAACCACGGTACTCAATAACCTGTTGAAACCGTCGTTTTGGGAGCGTTTGTTACGCGCACCACCGCTTACTGCGGTAATCATGAACGAATTCGGCAGCATCGGGCTGGATCACCAACTCGTCGATAACACCCAAGGTACGATGGCGCTGCTGTCCGGCGGGTGCGTTTGCTGCGAAATCCAAGGTTCACTCGTCCCCACCCTGAAAAACCTGTGGATGGGGCGACGCGACGGCAAAATTCCCCCCTATGAACGCATAATTATCGAAACCACCGGTATCGCCGACCCCACACCGATCCTCGAAACCCTGCTGCGTTCCGACTGGGTAGCCAAACGCCATTATTTGGATGGCGTTGTGACCACGGTGGATGCGGTATTCGGCAACGGACAGCTCGACCAACATTTTGAAGCCGTGCGTCAAGTCGCGGGTGCAGACCGCTTGCTGCTCACCAAAACCGACCTTACCGACGCTGCCGCCATCCAACAGCTTGAAGCACGGCTGGCAACGCTCAACCCTGCGGCTCCTATTGTCCACGTCCAACACGGCAATGTTGACCCCGACCACGTGTTCAAACTCCGCGCCTACCACCAATCCGAACCCGTCAAAGCCAAGCAATGGCTTGCGGCAGAAAACTTCCGCGTCGTGACCGCAAGTTTGCCACTCAAACAACCCGGCATCCTCAACCCCAACGTCCCCACGCACGGTGGCACGGACGGGCGCATCCGCAGCTTTTCCCTGCAATTCGACCAGCCTTTGCCGTGGGCAGGGGTCTCCGAAGCACTCGACACGCTGGTGGAATTTTGCAGCGCCCGCCTGTTACGCATGAAAGCCATCGTCAACGTGCAAGAATACCCCGGTCGCCCCATTGTGCTACACGCGGTGCAACACCTGTTTTACCCCTCGGTGGAACTCCCCGCATGGCCTGACGCTGACCAGCGCAGCCGCTTTGTGTTCATCACCGCCGACCTCGACGAAGCTTTTGTCAGCAATTTATTGGCTTCATTTACCCAAACTGTGAAGACTGCAACGCCTACTGGAAAATAA
- a CDS encoding DUF2237 domain-containing protein — translation MMESLNVLGTELEECGVKPVTGFFRDGSCNTNKQDVGSHTVCAVMTQDFLEYSRDRGNDLITPMPEYGFAGLKPGDRWCLCAGRWLEAFKAGKAPRVVVRATHQACLRLVSLDDLKAHAIDLS, via the coding sequence ATGATGGAATCCCTCAATGTACTCGGTACCGAGCTTGAAGAATGCGGGGTCAAACCCGTGACTGGCTTTTTCCGTGACGGCTCCTGCAATACCAACAAACAAGACGTCGGCTCACACACGGTATGCGCAGTCATGACGCAGGATTTCTTGGAATACAGCCGTGACCGAGGCAACGATTTAATCACCCCAATGCCCGAATACGGTTTTGCTGGTTTAAAACCCGGCGATCGCTGGTGTTTGTGCGCCGGGCGTTGGTTAGAAGCCTTCAAAGCCGGAAAAGCCCCACGGGTCGTGGTACGTGCCACGCATCAGGCTTGCTTGCGGTTGGTGTCATTGGATGACTTGAAAGCTCATGCCATCGACTTATCGTGA